The Nocardioides sp. S5 genome includes a window with the following:
- a CDS encoding OB-fold domain-containing protein — translation MPRICCPRCHGTELSWVPVSGRGSVWSSTEVHRAPSAEFKARTPYWVVLVRLDEGPTVMAHYLPADAADRPLPDTRVDAEVQDPMEGSGMPLLAFRRHA, via the coding sequence ATGCCTCGCATCTGCTGCCCGCGTTGCCACGGCACGGAGCTCTCGTGGGTTCCGGTCTCGGGAAGGGGCTCGGTTTGGTCATCGACCGAGGTCCACCGAGCGCCTTCCGCCGAGTTCAAGGCCAGGACCCCGTACTGGGTCGTCCTCGTCCGGCTGGACGAGGGGCCCACCGTCATGGCCCACTACTTGCCGGCGGATGCGGCCGACCGGCCGCTGCCGGATACGCGCGTGGACGCCGAAGTGCAAGACCCGATGGAAGGCAGCGGCATGCCGTTGTTGGCATTTCGGAGGCACGCATGA
- a CDS encoding thiolase has translation MVRTYIRAIGESAVGVAHDKTSFELHFDAFLAALADAAMDFAEVDGLITCGSMIDTFPRHAVALAEHLGILSQLSFCQSIHLGGSSSTAAIGLASDLVKQGRCKNVAIVTGEAQLSGLTRNRAVQEMAGFRHDFFEAPFGPSNPSCFALLATRHMHEHGTTSEDLATVAVVQRRHAGLTAKAHQRAPLTVDEVLSSKMISSPFHLFDCSLISDGGAAVIVSGDAGAKGVTILGHGDGYARHDHISEVHSLGPEDMGAAASGARAFAAAGLSPQDVDVAMLYDCFTITPMLLLEHLGLCPEGQSKDFVRDGGMSLGSSLPVNTHGGLLSYAHSGYPSTMFGVVEACRQLRHECDERQVAGASTALVHGLGGMFSCHSTVLLGG, from the coding sequence ATGGTGAGGACGTATATCCGTGCGATTGGTGAATCCGCGGTAGGGGTGGCGCACGACAAGACGTCATTCGAGCTTCACTTCGACGCGTTCCTCGCGGCCTTGGCGGACGCGGCCATGGACTTCGCTGAGGTAGACGGTTTGATCACCTGTGGGTCTATGATCGATACGTTCCCGCGACACGCGGTGGCTCTTGCCGAACATTTGGGAATTCTCTCCCAGCTGTCGTTCTGTCAATCCATCCATCTGGGTGGTTCCTCGAGTACGGCGGCGATCGGGCTCGCTTCCGATCTGGTGAAGCAGGGCCGATGCAAGAACGTCGCTATTGTGACTGGTGAGGCGCAGTTGTCGGGCCTGACCCGCAACCGGGCGGTCCAGGAGATGGCAGGTTTCAGACACGACTTCTTCGAGGCGCCTTTCGGCCCGTCGAACCCGTCCTGTTTCGCGCTGCTGGCCACGCGCCACATGCACGAGCACGGGACCACGTCGGAGGACCTGGCCACCGTAGCGGTCGTTCAGCGTCGTCATGCCGGGCTGACTGCGAAGGCTCACCAACGCGCACCGCTGACCGTGGACGAGGTGCTCTCGTCCAAGATGATCTCGAGTCCGTTCCATCTCTTCGACTGCTCCCTGATCTCGGACGGAGGGGCCGCCGTCATCGTGTCGGGGGACGCGGGGGCCAAGGGAGTCACGATCCTCGGCCATGGCGACGGTTACGCCAGGCACGATCACATTAGCGAAGTGCACAGCCTTGGGCCAGAGGACATGGGCGCCGCTGCCTCCGGGGCAAGGGCGTTCGCCGCAGCCGGCCTGTCCCCTCAGGACGTTGACGTCGCGATGCTCTACGACTGCTTCACCATCACCCCCATGCTCTTGCTCGAGCATCTCGGGTTGTGCCCGGAAGGACAGTCGAAGGACTTCGTGCGGGACGGTGGCATGTCGCTCGGTAGCAGCCTTCCGGTGAACACCCACGGAGGTCTTCTCTCCTATGCGCACTCCGGCTATCCGTCAACGATGTTCGGCGTCGTGGAGGCGTGTAGGCAATTGCGTCACGAATGTGACGAGCGGCAGGTGGCCGGCGCCAGTACGGCCTTGGTCCACGGCCTAGGTGGGATGTTCTCATGCCACTCGACTGTGTTGCTGGGAGGTTGA
- a CDS encoding acyl-CoA dehydrogenase family protein, translating to MVEWSHRAVDKELVEATREVCKDFSLDYWRECDQNSRYPEEFFRAAGEAGWLGALLPTKYGGTELGLPRMVDVLETITRSGAGMTGGITVNQALFPIQPLLRFGTEAQREKYLPLVATGDLHVAFAVTEPDAGIDTSRITTRAVLTGERYTVNGQKVYISKAQRADRIVLLTRTMAREAVSKPTDGMTLLFAENNRSAISIHPMDKLGTGAIDTNTMFIDGLEVDASDRIGDESDGFTALTAGLNAERIVLSAEALGTGMAAIDAAVKYAGERVVFGRPIGQNQGIQFPLAEAYGAIEAARGLTREAAEAYEAGAPNTAVTANLALLTAARAAFQACDSALQVHGGAGYMKDFHIERLWREVRLVQLAPVSQEMIKNFLAQRVLGLPRAY from the coding sequence ATGGTCGAATGGTCGCATCGAGCCGTCGACAAGGAGTTGGTCGAGGCCACTCGGGAAGTGTGCAAAGACTTCTCGCTGGACTATTGGCGCGAGTGCGACCAGAACTCTCGCTATCCCGAGGAGTTCTTCCGGGCGGCCGGTGAAGCAGGTTGGCTCGGTGCGCTCCTGCCAACGAAGTACGGAGGTACCGAACTAGGTCTCCCGCGAATGGTGGACGTGCTCGAAACGATCACACGTTCCGGTGCCGGTATGACCGGTGGCATCACGGTGAATCAGGCGCTCTTTCCCATCCAGCCGCTCCTGAGATTTGGCACTGAGGCACAGAGGGAAAAGTACCTACCGCTGGTTGCGACCGGAGACCTCCATGTCGCATTCGCTGTGACTGAGCCTGACGCGGGCATCGACACCAGCCGCATCACCACTCGGGCGGTCCTAACGGGGGAGCGCTACACCGTTAATGGGCAGAAGGTTTACATCAGCAAGGCACAGCGGGCAGACCGCATCGTTCTGCTGACGCGCACGATGGCGCGTGAGGCGGTGTCGAAGCCGACTGATGGTATGACCCTTCTGTTCGCGGAGAACAATCGGAGCGCCATCTCTATCCACCCGATGGACAAGCTGGGAACTGGCGCCATCGACACAAACACTATGTTTATCGACGGCCTCGAGGTCGACGCGTCAGACCGGATCGGCGACGAGAGCGATGGCTTCACGGCGCTGACAGCGGGACTTAACGCTGAGCGGATCGTCCTCTCCGCCGAGGCCCTGGGAACTGGCATGGCCGCGATCGATGCTGCCGTCAAGTACGCCGGTGAACGCGTCGTCTTCGGGCGTCCAATCGGGCAGAACCAGGGTATTCAGTTTCCCCTCGCGGAAGCGTACGGGGCGATCGAGGCGGCCCGGGGGCTCACGCGCGAAGCAGCCGAGGCGTACGAGGCTGGTGCCCCCAACACGGCAGTGACCGCCAACCTCGCGCTATTGACGGCTGCTCGTGCAGCGTTCCAGGCTTGCGATTCTGCGCTCCAGGTGCACGGCGGCGCGGGGTACATGAAGGATTTCCATATCGAGCGACTGTGGCGCGAGGTTCGACTCGTGCAACTCGCCCCCGTCAGCCAGGAGATGATCAAGAACTTCCTGGCCCAGCGAGTCCTGGGACTTCCCCGTGCTTACTGA
- a CDS encoding ABC transporter substrate-binding protein, with the protein MSNSPLAPRGNVRRLSGRRLYAIGAAASLLAITACGADSGDAGGAGEPAKVGVALARSGPSATYGEGLVAGLEFETDRINEQGGVECLDDAPIELVFADTASDQATAANEARRLVTQEDVSALVAGTITPEGQAVLPVAQREGLPVLFGILASNLGYENGFTHGLPYPNYASGMMDFAAYLRDEVGAGIKDVVLTTTTTEAGSGILDALEAKAEELGFNVIESIGIPPEQEDYTSTVLRIRALAPDAVISFLYTEDGLRMGEARHALGYTGTNAPIFIGGTGGYTDPKLWDQMGEEIAAPALVDTDVFGLAIIAVNAEYEPMQQLLSDAEAAGAKPLDSNFVAGAQIARSLWAALSEACSTDPQDITEALRSLEIPAGDPHLYMPTVAESGLSFSDAGTLNNIVSPIEVWQSDGTTAVVYPTSQATLEGGIELN; encoded by the coding sequence ATGTCCAATAGCCCACTCGCCCCTAGAGGCAACGTTCGTCGCCTGTCTGGTAGACGGCTGTATGCGATCGGCGCTGCGGCCTCGCTGTTGGCGATAACGGCCTGCGGCGCCGACAGCGGTGATGCGGGCGGCGCTGGCGAGCCAGCGAAGGTCGGGGTGGCCCTTGCCCGGAGCGGGCCGTCCGCCACATACGGGGAAGGCCTGGTGGCCGGTCTTGAGTTCGAGACCGACCGAATCAACGAACAGGGCGGCGTCGAGTGTCTCGACGATGCGCCCATCGAGCTGGTGTTCGCCGACACTGCCAGCGACCAAGCGACGGCGGCCAACGAGGCTCGCCGGCTGGTCACGCAGGAGGACGTCAGTGCGCTGGTCGCGGGAACCATCACCCCCGAGGGGCAGGCAGTGTTGCCTGTGGCACAGCGTGAGGGACTGCCGGTACTGTTCGGCATCCTCGCCAGCAACCTCGGGTACGAGAACGGTTTCACGCATGGACTCCCCTACCCGAACTATGCCTCGGGAATGATGGACTTCGCCGCTTACCTCCGTGACGAGGTCGGGGCCGGCATCAAGGACGTGGTCCTCACCACCACCACGACGGAAGCTGGCTCGGGGATCCTGGACGCCCTCGAGGCGAAGGCCGAAGAACTCGGCTTCAACGTCATCGAATCCATCGGGATCCCACCGGAGCAGGAGGACTACACCAGTACCGTCCTCCGGATCCGCGCATTGGCGCCGGACGCCGTCATCTCATTCCTTTACACGGAGGACGGGCTGCGCATGGGAGAGGCGAGGCACGCACTTGGTTACACGGGTACGAACGCCCCGATATTCATCGGAGGAACGGGCGGTTACACCGACCCCAAGCTCTGGGACCAGATGGGTGAAGAAATCGCCGCCCCGGCTCTCGTTGATACCGATGTGTTCGGCCTGGCCATCATCGCGGTGAACGCGGAATACGAGCCCATGCAGCAGCTCCTGTCGGACGCCGAAGCGGCCGGCGCTAAGCCGCTGGATTCCAACTTCGTCGCGGGAGCCCAAATCGCCCGGTCGCTGTGGGCCGCACTGAGCGAGGCCTGCTCAACTGATCCGCAGGACATCACTGAAGCCCTGCGCTCCCTCGAGATCCCAGCGGGTGACCCGCACCTGTACATGCCGACGGTCGCCGAGTCAGGGCTGTCGTTCAGCGACGCGGGAACCCTGAATAACATCGTGTCGCCCATCGAGGTTTGGCAGAGCGACGGAACGACCGCCGTCGTGTATCCGACCTCGCAGGCCACGCTTGAGGGCGGCATCGAGCTGAACTAG
- a CDS encoding NAD(P)/FAD-dependent oxidoreductase, which produces MIPDRGRLARDRVQQAVSQANLPTLLMVLYQLTADDRWLRDPFRPTRGKGMSDNDSGGFSQSDQEMIREQAVTAIVAWSEGQEVALPSPDQQTLVQMLGCCMGENVPQEYGEMIAEEPGLKGPQAQPRDSTGRMRPEFSAIIVGAGVSGLMAGLELKRAGITYTILEKNPDVGGTWFENRYPGCGVDTPSHLYSFSFFPRRWSSHYGKRDELAEYMRDMASTFHLTSDIRFQTEVLSACYDEAGQCWTVTARGYDGAVEELSTNMLITAVGQLNRPKVPLVPGMERFSKPLFHSSRWPSDLDISGKRVGVIGTGASAMQIVPAIVDQVSRLTVVQRSPQWVAPSENYFKPVTSEVNWLLENVPFYHAWYRLRLAWINNDRIHASLQIDPDWPHPERAVNAINDGHRRFFTEYIVSQLGDREDLLAKALPTYPPFGKRMLLDNGWFASLKRPHVDLLTGSVEEVTENGFRTTAGTEVEVDIVVFATGFQAQRLLHPLDIRGRNGITLRDVWGEDDASAYLGLTVPGFPNMFVMYGPNTNLGHGGSYMFFAERQARYIRDLAVKMGEQSIGSVECRKDVHDDYNRRVDEAHSKMIWSHRGMDTWYRNERGRVVTNSPWRIVDYWRMTRDAELDDFVCEPVVGKVTSRCGREPGHGPGVG; this is translated from the coding sequence ATGATCCCCGATCGCGGACGTCTCGCGCGCGACCGCGTCCAGCAGGCAGTTTCACAGGCGAATCTGCCTACCCTGCTCATGGTTCTTTACCAGCTGACCGCCGATGACCGATGGCTCCGTGACCCCTTTCGACCGACGCGCGGCAAGGGCATGAGCGACAACGACTCAGGAGGGTTCTCACAGTCGGACCAGGAGATGATCCGCGAACAAGCCGTCACGGCGATTGTGGCATGGTCTGAGGGACAGGAAGTTGCCCTACCGTCTCCGGACCAACAGACCCTCGTACAGATGCTGGGCTGCTGCATGGGAGAGAACGTGCCGCAGGAGTACGGGGAGATGATCGCGGAGGAGCCGGGGCTGAAAGGGCCACAGGCGCAGCCCAGGGATTCTACGGGGAGGATGCGGCCGGAGTTCTCTGCGATTATTGTTGGAGCTGGTGTCTCGGGTCTCATGGCGGGGCTCGAACTGAAGCGCGCTGGGATCACTTACACGATCCTCGAGAAGAATCCCGACGTCGGCGGCACCTGGTTCGAGAACCGATACCCCGGTTGCGGTGTCGACACCCCGAGCCACCTATACAGCTTCTCGTTCTTTCCACGGCGGTGGTCGAGCCACTACGGCAAACGGGACGAGCTCGCCGAGTACATGCGCGACATGGCGAGCACATTCCATCTCACATCGGACATCCGGTTCCAGACAGAAGTTCTATCAGCATGCTACGACGAGGCGGGGCAGTGTTGGACTGTTACCGCACGCGGGTACGACGGCGCTGTGGAGGAGCTCTCTACAAACATGTTGATCACGGCAGTCGGACAGCTGAACCGGCCAAAGGTGCCTTTAGTTCCAGGAATGGAGCGATTCTCCAAACCGCTGTTCCACTCGTCGCGCTGGCCGTCCGACCTGGATATCTCTGGCAAACGGGTGGGAGTCATAGGCACAGGTGCCAGCGCGATGCAGATCGTTCCGGCCATTGTGGATCAGGTGAGCCGGTTGACAGTCGTTCAGCGATCACCTCAGTGGGTGGCACCGAGCGAGAACTACTTCAAACCAGTGACAAGTGAGGTCAACTGGCTACTCGAGAATGTCCCGTTCTACCACGCGTGGTACCGGCTCCGCCTAGCTTGGATCAACAACGACCGCATCCACGCATCCCTCCAAATCGACCCGGACTGGCCGCACCCCGAGCGCGCAGTCAACGCCATAAACGATGGGCATCGCCGCTTTTTCACAGAGTATATTGTCTCCCAGCTTGGAGATCGCGAGGACCTGCTGGCCAAGGCTCTCCCCACCTATCCGCCGTTCGGGAAGCGCATGCTTCTCGACAACGGCTGGTTCGCCTCCCTGAAGAGGCCGCATGTGGACCTACTGACCGGCAGCGTCGAGGAGGTTACGGAGAACGGGTTCCGAACGACCGCGGGCACCGAGGTCGAGGTGGACATCGTCGTGTTCGCCACCGGCTTCCAGGCGCAGCGACTCCTTCACCCGCTGGATATCCGCGGCCGCAACGGGATAACCCTTCGGGATGTCTGGGGCGAGGACGACGCCAGTGCCTACCTCGGTTTGACCGTACCGGGTTTCCCGAACATGTTCGTGATGTACGGGCCCAACACCAACCTAGGTCACGGCGGGAGCTACATGTTCTTCGCTGAACGACAGGCCCGATACATCCGGGACCTAGCAGTCAAGATGGGTGAGCAGTCAATCGGCTCCGTCGAGTGCCGTAAGGACGTTCATGATGACTACAACAGACGTGTCGATGAGGCACATTCGAAGATGATCTGGAGCCATCGTGGCATGGACACGTGGTACCGCAATGAGAGAGGTCGCGTCGTTACCAACTCGCCATGGAGGATCGTCGACTACTGGAGAATGACACGGGATGCCGAACTCGACGACTTCGTGTGCGAGCCAGTCGTTGGAAAAGTCACGTCACGGTGCGGCCGCGAGCCTGGGCACGGGCCTGGCGTTGGTTGA